In Scophthalmus maximus strain ysfricsl-2021 chromosome 16, ASM2237912v1, whole genome shotgun sequence, the following proteins share a genomic window:
- the atp6v0a1b gene encoding V-type proton ATPase 116 kDa subunit a isoform X2, translating to MGELFRSEEMTLAQLFLQSEAAYCCVSELGELGMVQFRDLNPDVNVFQRKFVNEVRRCEEMDRKLRFVEKEIKKANIPTVDTGENPEVPFPRDMIDLEATFEKLENELKEINTNQEALKKNFLELTELKHILRRTQQFFDEMEDPNLLEESSALMEGSEGGRGAPLRLGFVAGVISRERIPTFERMLWRVCRGNVFLRKAEIEDPLEDPATGDQVHKSVFIIFFQGDQLKNRVKKICEGFRASLYPCPETPQERKEMLAGVNSRIDDLQMVLNQTEDHRQRVLQAASKTMRVWFIKVRKMKAIYHTLNLCNIDVTQKCLIAEVWCPVSDLDSIQFALRRGTERSGSTVPSILNRMQTKQTPPTFNKTNKFTSGFQNIVDAYGIGNYREINPAPYTIITFPFLFAVMFGDMGHGVLMTCAALYLVLRESRLLSQKSDNEMFNMVFAGRYIILLMGIFSIYTGIIYNDCFSKSLNMFGSGWSVRPMFGPKGANWTFEMLDSNAVLQLDPAVPGVFNGPYPLGIDPIWNVATNKLTFLNSFKMKMSVILGVIHMVFGVSLSLFNHLYFKKPLNIFLGFIPEIVFMTSLFGYLVLLVFYKWTAYDAFTSKDAPSLLIHFINMCLFNYNDPTNKPLYRGQMGIQILLVLIALACVPCMLIVKTMVLRRQHLWKKHLSQKREETAAENLEQSLEKTGVSSSCTGLTQQGTEKFGGVRVGNGPTEDEAGIMDHDQLSQHSEEGDEFDFGDVAVHQAIHTIEYCLGCISNTASYLRLWALSLAHAQLSEVLWSMVMHLGLSSRSGGGFFGLAIIFSAFATLTVAILLIMEGLSAFLHALRLHWVEFQNKFYCGQGFKFVPFSFESILEGRFDE from the exons ATGGGAGAACTGTTCAGGAGTGAGGAGATGACCCTGGCCCAGCTCTTTCTCCAGTCAGAGGCGGCCTACTGTTGTGTCAGTGAGCTGGGAGAACTGGGCATGGTCCAGTTTAGAGAC CTGAATCCAGATGTCAACGTGTTTCAGCGCAAGTTTGTGAATGAagtgaggagatgtgaggagatggacaGGAAACTGA GGTTTGTGGAGAAGGAGATCAAGAAGGCCAACATCCCAACTGTGGACACTGGAGAAAATCCGGAGGTGCCTTTTCCCAGGGACATGATTGATCTAGAG GCCACCTTTGAGAAGCTGGAGAACGAACTGAAGGAGATCAACACCAACCAGGAAGCCCTGAAGAAGAACTTCCTGGAGCTGACGGAGCTCAAACACATTCTCCGTCGAACACAGCAGTTCTTTGATGAG ATGGAAGATCCCAACCTGCTGGAGGAGTCATCAGCCCTGATGGAGGGCAGCGAGGGGGGCCGCGGGGCACCGCTCAGACTAGG GTTTGTGGCTGGAGTGATCAGCAGGGAGAGGATTCCCACCTTTGAGAGGATGTTGTGGAGGGTGTGTCGTGGTAACGTCTTCTTGAGGAAGGCAGAGATTGAGGATCCTCTGGAGGACCCAGCCACG GGAGACCAAGTCCACAAATCGGtattcatcatcttcttccaaGGTGACCAGCTGAAGAACAGGGTGAAGAAGATATGTGAGGG GTTCCGCGCCTCTCTCTACCCGTGTCCAGAGACCCcacaggagaggaaggaaatgcTGGCTGGAGTCAATAGTCGCATTGATGACCTCCAGATG GTGTTGAACCAAACAGAGGACCACCGACAGCGCGTGCTGCAGGCCGCTTCCAAGACCATGCGGGTGTGGTTCATCAaggtgaggaagatgaaggcCATCTACCACACGCTCAACCTCTGTAACATCGACGTCACCCAGAAGTGTCTGATCGCTGAGGTCTGGTGTCCTGTCTCTGACCTAGACTCCATCCAGTTTGCTCTGCGCAGAGGGACG GAGAGGAGTGGATCGACGGTGCCATCCATCCTCAACAGGATGCAGACCAAGCAGACTCCACCCACCTTTAACAAGACCAACAAGTTTACATCAGGCTTCCAGAACATTGTTGACGCCTATGGCATCGGGAACTACCGGGAGATCAATCCAG CTCCCTACACCATCATTACTTTCCCTTTCCTGTTTGCGGTGATGTTTGGTGACATGGGTCACGGTGTGCTGATGACCTGTGCTGCCCTCTACCTGGTCCTCCGAGAGAGTCGCCTCCTCTCCCAGAAGAGTGATAATGAG aTGTTTAACATGGTGTTTGCCGGTCGTTACATCATCCTCCTGATGGGGATCTTCTCTATCTACACTGGCATCATTTACAATGACTGCTTCTCCAAATCACTGAATATGTTTGGCTCTGGATGGAGCGTCAGGCCCATGTTTGGCCCCAAAGGAGCTAACTGGAC ATTTGAGATGCTTGACTCAAATGCAGTTCTACAGTTGGATCCAGCTGTTCCTGGTGTGTTCAACGGGCCCTATCCCCTTGGAATCGACCCG ATCTGGAATGTTGCCACCAACAAGCTGACTTTCCTCAACTCTTTCAAGATGAAGATGTCTGTGATCCTGGGTGTCATCCACATGGTGTTCGGAGTTTCTCTTAGTCTCTTTAACCACCT GTACTTCAAGAAGCCACTCAACATCTTTCTTGGATTCATCCCAGAGATTGTCTTCATGACCAGCCTGTTTGGATACCTTGTCCTGTTGGTCTTCTACAAGTGGACGGCATATGACGCCTTCACCTCCAAGGATGCTCCCAGCCTGCTCATCCACTTCATAAACATGTGTCTCTTCAACTACAATGACCCCACCAACAAGCCCCTGTACAGGGGACAG ATGGGGATCCAGATTTTGTTGGTGCTGATTGCCCTTGCATGTGTACCCTGTATGCTGATTGTGAAAACTATGGTGCTTCGGCGTCAGCACCTATGGAAAAAGCACCTG TCCCAGAAGAGGGAAGAAACCGCTGCAGAGAATCTAGAGCAGTCTTTAGAGAAAACAGGCGTGTCCTCATCATGCACCGGACTCACCCAACAGGGCACGGAGAAGTTCGGAGGTGTCCGGGTGGGTAACGGGCCCACGGAGGACGAGGCTGGCATCATGGACCACGACCAGCTCTCCCAGCACtcagaggagggagacgag TTTGATTTTGGAGATGTAGCAGTCCACCAGGCCATACACACCATAGAATACTGTCTGGGATGTATCTCCAACACTGCTTCCTACCTGCGCCTCTGGGCCCTCAGCCTGGCTCATGCAC agctgTCGGAGGTGCTCTGGTCCATGGTCATGCACCTGGGTCTGTCGTCCCGGAGCGGGGGCGGGTTCTTTGGCCTGGCCATCATCTTTTCGGCTTTTGCCACCCTCACCGTCGCCATCCTTCTCATCATGGAGGGGCTGTCAGCCTTCCTGCATGCCCTGCGTCTGCACTG GGTCGAGTTCCAGAACAAGTTCTACTGTGGCCAGGGGTTCAAGTTTGTCCCCTTCTCATTTGAGAGCATCCTCGAGGGGCGATTTGACGAGTGA
- the atp6v0a1b gene encoding V-type proton ATPase 116 kDa subunit a isoform X3: protein MGELFRSEEMTLAQLFLQSEAAYCCVSELGELGMVQFRDLNPDVNVFQRKFVNEVRRCEEMDRKLRFVEKEIKKANIPTVDTGENPEVPFPRDMIDLEATFEKLENELKEINTNQEALKKNFLELTELKHILRRTQQFFDEMEDPNLLEESSALMEGSEGGRGAPLRLGFVAGVISRERIPTFERMLWRVCRGNVFLRKAEIEDPLEDPATGDQVHKSVFIIFFQGDQLKNRVKKICEGFRASLYPCPETPQERKEMLAGVNSRIDDLQMVLNQTEDHRQRVLQAASKTMRVWFIKVRKMKAIYHTLNLCNIDVTQKCLIAEVWCPVSDLDSIQFALRRGTERSGSTVPSILNRMQTKQTPPTFNKTNKFTSGFQNIVDAYGIGNYREINPAPYTIITFPFLFAVMFGDMGHGVLMTCAALYLVLRESRLLSQKSDNEMFNMVFAGRYIILLMGIFSIYTGIIYNDCFSKSLNMFGSGWSVRPMFGPKGANWTFEMLDSNAVLQLDPAVPGVFNGPYPLGIDPIWNVATNKLTFLNSFKMKMSVILGVIHMVFGVSLSLFNHLYFKKPLNIFLGFIPEIVFMTSLFGYLVLLVFYKWTAYDAFTSKDAPSLLIHFINMCLFNYNDPTNKPLYRGQMGIQILLVLIALACVPCMLIVKTMVLRRQHLWKKHLGTEKFGGVRVGNGPTEDEAGIMDHDQLSQHSEEGDEHSEEEPFDFGDVAVHQAIHTIEYCLGCISNTASYLRLWALSLAHAQLSEVLWSMVMHLGLSSRSGGGFFGLAIIFSAFATLTVAILLIMEGLSAFLHALRLHWVEFQNKFYCGQGFKFVPFSFESILEGRFDE from the exons ATGGGAGAACTGTTCAGGAGTGAGGAGATGACCCTGGCCCAGCTCTTTCTCCAGTCAGAGGCGGCCTACTGTTGTGTCAGTGAGCTGGGAGAACTGGGCATGGTCCAGTTTAGAGAC CTGAATCCAGATGTCAACGTGTTTCAGCGCAAGTTTGTGAATGAagtgaggagatgtgaggagatggacaGGAAACTGA GGTTTGTGGAGAAGGAGATCAAGAAGGCCAACATCCCAACTGTGGACACTGGAGAAAATCCGGAGGTGCCTTTTCCCAGGGACATGATTGATCTAGAG GCCACCTTTGAGAAGCTGGAGAACGAACTGAAGGAGATCAACACCAACCAGGAAGCCCTGAAGAAGAACTTCCTGGAGCTGACGGAGCTCAAACACATTCTCCGTCGAACACAGCAGTTCTTTGATGAG ATGGAAGATCCCAACCTGCTGGAGGAGTCATCAGCCCTGATGGAGGGCAGCGAGGGGGGCCGCGGGGCACCGCTCAGACTAGG GTTTGTGGCTGGAGTGATCAGCAGGGAGAGGATTCCCACCTTTGAGAGGATGTTGTGGAGGGTGTGTCGTGGTAACGTCTTCTTGAGGAAGGCAGAGATTGAGGATCCTCTGGAGGACCCAGCCACG GGAGACCAAGTCCACAAATCGGtattcatcatcttcttccaaGGTGACCAGCTGAAGAACAGGGTGAAGAAGATATGTGAGGG GTTCCGCGCCTCTCTCTACCCGTGTCCAGAGACCCcacaggagaggaaggaaatgcTGGCTGGAGTCAATAGTCGCATTGATGACCTCCAGATG GTGTTGAACCAAACAGAGGACCACCGACAGCGCGTGCTGCAGGCCGCTTCCAAGACCATGCGGGTGTGGTTCATCAaggtgaggaagatgaaggcCATCTACCACACGCTCAACCTCTGTAACATCGACGTCACCCAGAAGTGTCTGATCGCTGAGGTCTGGTGTCCTGTCTCTGACCTAGACTCCATCCAGTTTGCTCTGCGCAGAGGGACG GAGAGGAGTGGATCGACGGTGCCATCCATCCTCAACAGGATGCAGACCAAGCAGACTCCACCCACCTTTAACAAGACCAACAAGTTTACATCAGGCTTCCAGAACATTGTTGACGCCTATGGCATCGGGAACTACCGGGAGATCAATCCAG CTCCCTACACCATCATTACTTTCCCTTTCCTGTTTGCGGTGATGTTTGGTGACATGGGTCACGGTGTGCTGATGACCTGTGCTGCCCTCTACCTGGTCCTCCGAGAGAGTCGCCTCCTCTCCCAGAAGAGTGATAATGAG aTGTTTAACATGGTGTTTGCCGGTCGTTACATCATCCTCCTGATGGGGATCTTCTCTATCTACACTGGCATCATTTACAATGACTGCTTCTCCAAATCACTGAATATGTTTGGCTCTGGATGGAGCGTCAGGCCCATGTTTGGCCCCAAAGGAGCTAACTGGAC ATTTGAGATGCTTGACTCAAATGCAGTTCTACAGTTGGATCCAGCTGTTCCTGGTGTGTTCAACGGGCCCTATCCCCTTGGAATCGACCCG ATCTGGAATGTTGCCACCAACAAGCTGACTTTCCTCAACTCTTTCAAGATGAAGATGTCTGTGATCCTGGGTGTCATCCACATGGTGTTCGGAGTTTCTCTTAGTCTCTTTAACCACCT GTACTTCAAGAAGCCACTCAACATCTTTCTTGGATTCATCCCAGAGATTGTCTTCATGACCAGCCTGTTTGGATACCTTGTCCTGTTGGTCTTCTACAAGTGGACGGCATATGACGCCTTCACCTCCAAGGATGCTCCCAGCCTGCTCATCCACTTCATAAACATGTGTCTCTTCAACTACAATGACCCCACCAACAAGCCCCTGTACAGGGGACAG ATGGGGATCCAGATTTTGTTGGTGCTGATTGCCCTTGCATGTGTACCCTGTATGCTGATTGTGAAAACTATGGTGCTTCGGCGTCAGCACCTATGGAAAAAGCACCTG GGCACGGAGAAGTTCGGAGGTGTCCGGGTGGGTAACGGGCCCACGGAGGACGAGGCTGGCATCATGGACCACGACCAGCTCTCCCAGCACtcagaggagggagacgag cACTCGGAGGAGGAACCG TTTGATTTTGGAGATGTAGCAGTCCACCAGGCCATACACACCATAGAATACTGTCTGGGATGTATCTCCAACACTGCTTCCTACCTGCGCCTCTGGGCCCTCAGCCTGGCTCATGCAC agctgTCGGAGGTGCTCTGGTCCATGGTCATGCACCTGGGTCTGTCGTCCCGGAGCGGGGGCGGGTTCTTTGGCCTGGCCATCATCTTTTCGGCTTTTGCCACCCTCACCGTCGCCATCCTTCTCATCATGGAGGGGCTGTCAGCCTTCCTGCATGCCCTGCGTCTGCACTG GGTCGAGTTCCAGAACAAGTTCTACTGTGGCCAGGGGTTCAAGTTTGTCCCCTTCTCATTTGAGAGCATCCTCGAGGGGCGATTTGACGAGTGA
- the atp6v0a1b gene encoding V-type proton ATPase 116 kDa subunit a isoform X4: MGELFRSEEMTLAQLFLQSEAAYCCVSELGELGMVQFRDLNPDVNVFQRKFVNEVRRCEEMDRKLRFVEKEIKKANIPTVDTGENPEVPFPRDMIDLEATFEKLENELKEINTNQEALKKNFLELTELKHILRRTQQFFDEMEDPNLLEESSALMEGSEGGRGAPLRLGFVAGVISRERIPTFERMLWRVCRGNVFLRKAEIEDPLEDPATGDQVHKSVFIIFFQGDQLKNRVKKICEGFRASLYPCPETPQERKEMLAGVNSRIDDLQMVLNQTEDHRQRVLQAASKTMRVWFIKVRKMKAIYHTLNLCNIDVTQKCLIAEVWCPVSDLDSIQFALRRGTERSGSTVPSILNRMQTKQTPPTFNKTNKFTSGFQNIVDAYGIGNYREINPAPYTIITFPFLFAVMFGDMGHGVLMTCAALYLVLRESRLLSQKSDNEMFNMVFAGRYIILLMGIFSIYTGIIYNDCFSKSLNMFGSGWSVRPMFGPKGANWTFEMLDSNAVLQLDPAVPGVFNGPYPLGIDPIWNVATNKLTFLNSFKMKMSVILGVIHMVFGVSLSLFNHLYFKKPLNIFLGFIPEIVFMTSLFGYLVLLVFYKWTAYDAFTSKDAPSLLIHFINMCLFNYNDPTNKPLYRGQMGIQILLVLIALACVPCMLIVKTMVLRRQHLWKKHLGTEKFGGVRVGNGPTEDEAGIMDHDQLSQHSEEGDEFDFGDVAVHQAIHTIEYCLGCISNTASYLRLWALSLAHAQLSEVLWSMVMHLGLSSRSGGGFFGLAIIFSAFATLTVAILLIMEGLSAFLHALRLHWVEFQNKFYCGQGFKFVPFSFESILEGRFDE, encoded by the exons ATGGGAGAACTGTTCAGGAGTGAGGAGATGACCCTGGCCCAGCTCTTTCTCCAGTCAGAGGCGGCCTACTGTTGTGTCAGTGAGCTGGGAGAACTGGGCATGGTCCAGTTTAGAGAC CTGAATCCAGATGTCAACGTGTTTCAGCGCAAGTTTGTGAATGAagtgaggagatgtgaggagatggacaGGAAACTGA GGTTTGTGGAGAAGGAGATCAAGAAGGCCAACATCCCAACTGTGGACACTGGAGAAAATCCGGAGGTGCCTTTTCCCAGGGACATGATTGATCTAGAG GCCACCTTTGAGAAGCTGGAGAACGAACTGAAGGAGATCAACACCAACCAGGAAGCCCTGAAGAAGAACTTCCTGGAGCTGACGGAGCTCAAACACATTCTCCGTCGAACACAGCAGTTCTTTGATGAG ATGGAAGATCCCAACCTGCTGGAGGAGTCATCAGCCCTGATGGAGGGCAGCGAGGGGGGCCGCGGGGCACCGCTCAGACTAGG GTTTGTGGCTGGAGTGATCAGCAGGGAGAGGATTCCCACCTTTGAGAGGATGTTGTGGAGGGTGTGTCGTGGTAACGTCTTCTTGAGGAAGGCAGAGATTGAGGATCCTCTGGAGGACCCAGCCACG GGAGACCAAGTCCACAAATCGGtattcatcatcttcttccaaGGTGACCAGCTGAAGAACAGGGTGAAGAAGATATGTGAGGG GTTCCGCGCCTCTCTCTACCCGTGTCCAGAGACCCcacaggagaggaaggaaatgcTGGCTGGAGTCAATAGTCGCATTGATGACCTCCAGATG GTGTTGAACCAAACAGAGGACCACCGACAGCGCGTGCTGCAGGCCGCTTCCAAGACCATGCGGGTGTGGTTCATCAaggtgaggaagatgaaggcCATCTACCACACGCTCAACCTCTGTAACATCGACGTCACCCAGAAGTGTCTGATCGCTGAGGTCTGGTGTCCTGTCTCTGACCTAGACTCCATCCAGTTTGCTCTGCGCAGAGGGACG GAGAGGAGTGGATCGACGGTGCCATCCATCCTCAACAGGATGCAGACCAAGCAGACTCCACCCACCTTTAACAAGACCAACAAGTTTACATCAGGCTTCCAGAACATTGTTGACGCCTATGGCATCGGGAACTACCGGGAGATCAATCCAG CTCCCTACACCATCATTACTTTCCCTTTCCTGTTTGCGGTGATGTTTGGTGACATGGGTCACGGTGTGCTGATGACCTGTGCTGCCCTCTACCTGGTCCTCCGAGAGAGTCGCCTCCTCTCCCAGAAGAGTGATAATGAG aTGTTTAACATGGTGTTTGCCGGTCGTTACATCATCCTCCTGATGGGGATCTTCTCTATCTACACTGGCATCATTTACAATGACTGCTTCTCCAAATCACTGAATATGTTTGGCTCTGGATGGAGCGTCAGGCCCATGTTTGGCCCCAAAGGAGCTAACTGGAC ATTTGAGATGCTTGACTCAAATGCAGTTCTACAGTTGGATCCAGCTGTTCCTGGTGTGTTCAACGGGCCCTATCCCCTTGGAATCGACCCG ATCTGGAATGTTGCCACCAACAAGCTGACTTTCCTCAACTCTTTCAAGATGAAGATGTCTGTGATCCTGGGTGTCATCCACATGGTGTTCGGAGTTTCTCTTAGTCTCTTTAACCACCT GTACTTCAAGAAGCCACTCAACATCTTTCTTGGATTCATCCCAGAGATTGTCTTCATGACCAGCCTGTTTGGATACCTTGTCCTGTTGGTCTTCTACAAGTGGACGGCATATGACGCCTTCACCTCCAAGGATGCTCCCAGCCTGCTCATCCACTTCATAAACATGTGTCTCTTCAACTACAATGACCCCACCAACAAGCCCCTGTACAGGGGACAG ATGGGGATCCAGATTTTGTTGGTGCTGATTGCCCTTGCATGTGTACCCTGTATGCTGATTGTGAAAACTATGGTGCTTCGGCGTCAGCACCTATGGAAAAAGCACCTG GGCACGGAGAAGTTCGGAGGTGTCCGGGTGGGTAACGGGCCCACGGAGGACGAGGCTGGCATCATGGACCACGACCAGCTCTCCCAGCACtcagaggagggagacgag TTTGATTTTGGAGATGTAGCAGTCCACCAGGCCATACACACCATAGAATACTGTCTGGGATGTATCTCCAACACTGCTTCCTACCTGCGCCTCTGGGCCCTCAGCCTGGCTCATGCAC agctgTCGGAGGTGCTCTGGTCCATGGTCATGCACCTGGGTCTGTCGTCCCGGAGCGGGGGCGGGTTCTTTGGCCTGGCCATCATCTTTTCGGCTTTTGCCACCCTCACCGTCGCCATCCTTCTCATCATGGAGGGGCTGTCAGCCTTCCTGCATGCCCTGCGTCTGCACTG GGTCGAGTTCCAGAACAAGTTCTACTGTGGCCAGGGGTTCAAGTTTGTCCCCTTCTCATTTGAGAGCATCCTCGAGGGGCGATTTGACGAGTGA
- the atp6v0a1b gene encoding V-type proton ATPase 116 kDa subunit a isoform X1, with product MGELFRSEEMTLAQLFLQSEAAYCCVSELGELGMVQFRDLNPDVNVFQRKFVNEVRRCEEMDRKLRFVEKEIKKANIPTVDTGENPEVPFPRDMIDLEATFEKLENELKEINTNQEALKKNFLELTELKHILRRTQQFFDEMEDPNLLEESSALMEGSEGGRGAPLRLGFVAGVISRERIPTFERMLWRVCRGNVFLRKAEIEDPLEDPATGDQVHKSVFIIFFQGDQLKNRVKKICEGFRASLYPCPETPQERKEMLAGVNSRIDDLQMVLNQTEDHRQRVLQAASKTMRVWFIKVRKMKAIYHTLNLCNIDVTQKCLIAEVWCPVSDLDSIQFALRRGTERSGSTVPSILNRMQTKQTPPTFNKTNKFTSGFQNIVDAYGIGNYREINPAPYTIITFPFLFAVMFGDMGHGVLMTCAALYLVLRESRLLSQKSDNEMFNMVFAGRYIILLMGIFSIYTGIIYNDCFSKSLNMFGSGWSVRPMFGPKGANWTFEMLDSNAVLQLDPAVPGVFNGPYPLGIDPIWNVATNKLTFLNSFKMKMSVILGVIHMVFGVSLSLFNHLYFKKPLNIFLGFIPEIVFMTSLFGYLVLLVFYKWTAYDAFTSKDAPSLLIHFINMCLFNYNDPTNKPLYRGQMGIQILLVLIALACVPCMLIVKTMVLRRQHLWKKHLSQKREETAAENLEQSLEKTGVSSSCTGLTQQGTEKFGGVRVGNGPTEDEAGIMDHDQLSQHSEEGDEHSEEEPFDFGDVAVHQAIHTIEYCLGCISNTASYLRLWALSLAHAQLSEVLWSMVMHLGLSSRSGGGFFGLAIIFSAFATLTVAILLIMEGLSAFLHALRLHWVEFQNKFYCGQGFKFVPFSFESILEGRFDE from the exons ATGGGAGAACTGTTCAGGAGTGAGGAGATGACCCTGGCCCAGCTCTTTCTCCAGTCAGAGGCGGCCTACTGTTGTGTCAGTGAGCTGGGAGAACTGGGCATGGTCCAGTTTAGAGAC CTGAATCCAGATGTCAACGTGTTTCAGCGCAAGTTTGTGAATGAagtgaggagatgtgaggagatggacaGGAAACTGA GGTTTGTGGAGAAGGAGATCAAGAAGGCCAACATCCCAACTGTGGACACTGGAGAAAATCCGGAGGTGCCTTTTCCCAGGGACATGATTGATCTAGAG GCCACCTTTGAGAAGCTGGAGAACGAACTGAAGGAGATCAACACCAACCAGGAAGCCCTGAAGAAGAACTTCCTGGAGCTGACGGAGCTCAAACACATTCTCCGTCGAACACAGCAGTTCTTTGATGAG ATGGAAGATCCCAACCTGCTGGAGGAGTCATCAGCCCTGATGGAGGGCAGCGAGGGGGGCCGCGGGGCACCGCTCAGACTAGG GTTTGTGGCTGGAGTGATCAGCAGGGAGAGGATTCCCACCTTTGAGAGGATGTTGTGGAGGGTGTGTCGTGGTAACGTCTTCTTGAGGAAGGCAGAGATTGAGGATCCTCTGGAGGACCCAGCCACG GGAGACCAAGTCCACAAATCGGtattcatcatcttcttccaaGGTGACCAGCTGAAGAACAGGGTGAAGAAGATATGTGAGGG GTTCCGCGCCTCTCTCTACCCGTGTCCAGAGACCCcacaggagaggaaggaaatgcTGGCTGGAGTCAATAGTCGCATTGATGACCTCCAGATG GTGTTGAACCAAACAGAGGACCACCGACAGCGCGTGCTGCAGGCCGCTTCCAAGACCATGCGGGTGTGGTTCATCAaggtgaggaagatgaaggcCATCTACCACACGCTCAACCTCTGTAACATCGACGTCACCCAGAAGTGTCTGATCGCTGAGGTCTGGTGTCCTGTCTCTGACCTAGACTCCATCCAGTTTGCTCTGCGCAGAGGGACG GAGAGGAGTGGATCGACGGTGCCATCCATCCTCAACAGGATGCAGACCAAGCAGACTCCACCCACCTTTAACAAGACCAACAAGTTTACATCAGGCTTCCAGAACATTGTTGACGCCTATGGCATCGGGAACTACCGGGAGATCAATCCAG CTCCCTACACCATCATTACTTTCCCTTTCCTGTTTGCGGTGATGTTTGGTGACATGGGTCACGGTGTGCTGATGACCTGTGCTGCCCTCTACCTGGTCCTCCGAGAGAGTCGCCTCCTCTCCCAGAAGAGTGATAATGAG aTGTTTAACATGGTGTTTGCCGGTCGTTACATCATCCTCCTGATGGGGATCTTCTCTATCTACACTGGCATCATTTACAATGACTGCTTCTCCAAATCACTGAATATGTTTGGCTCTGGATGGAGCGTCAGGCCCATGTTTGGCCCCAAAGGAGCTAACTGGAC ATTTGAGATGCTTGACTCAAATGCAGTTCTACAGTTGGATCCAGCTGTTCCTGGTGTGTTCAACGGGCCCTATCCCCTTGGAATCGACCCG ATCTGGAATGTTGCCACCAACAAGCTGACTTTCCTCAACTCTTTCAAGATGAAGATGTCTGTGATCCTGGGTGTCATCCACATGGTGTTCGGAGTTTCTCTTAGTCTCTTTAACCACCT GTACTTCAAGAAGCCACTCAACATCTTTCTTGGATTCATCCCAGAGATTGTCTTCATGACCAGCCTGTTTGGATACCTTGTCCTGTTGGTCTTCTACAAGTGGACGGCATATGACGCCTTCACCTCCAAGGATGCTCCCAGCCTGCTCATCCACTTCATAAACATGTGTCTCTTCAACTACAATGACCCCACCAACAAGCCCCTGTACAGGGGACAG ATGGGGATCCAGATTTTGTTGGTGCTGATTGCCCTTGCATGTGTACCCTGTATGCTGATTGTGAAAACTATGGTGCTTCGGCGTCAGCACCTATGGAAAAAGCACCTG TCCCAGAAGAGGGAAGAAACCGCTGCAGAGAATCTAGAGCAGTCTTTAGAGAAAACAGGCGTGTCCTCATCATGCACCGGACTCACCCAACAGGGCACGGAGAAGTTCGGAGGTGTCCGGGTGGGTAACGGGCCCACGGAGGACGAGGCTGGCATCATGGACCACGACCAGCTCTCCCAGCACtcagaggagggagacgag cACTCGGAGGAGGAACCG TTTGATTTTGGAGATGTAGCAGTCCACCAGGCCATACACACCATAGAATACTGTCTGGGATGTATCTCCAACACTGCTTCCTACCTGCGCCTCTGGGCCCTCAGCCTGGCTCATGCAC agctgTCGGAGGTGCTCTGGTCCATGGTCATGCACCTGGGTCTGTCGTCCCGGAGCGGGGGCGGGTTCTTTGGCCTGGCCATCATCTTTTCGGCTTTTGCCACCCTCACCGTCGCCATCCTTCTCATCATGGAGGGGCTGTCAGCCTTCCTGCATGCCCTGCGTCTGCACTG GGTCGAGTTCCAGAACAAGTTCTACTGTGGCCAGGGGTTCAAGTTTGTCCCCTTCTCATTTGAGAGCATCCTCGAGGGGCGATTTGACGAGTGA